From a single Drosophila sulfurigaster albostrigata strain 15112-1811.04 chromosome 3, ASM2355843v2, whole genome shotgun sequence genomic region:
- the LOC133845276 gene encoding teneurin-m isoform X3, protein MNPYEYESTLDCRDTGGGPLPHSPCPGTLPMTGRHLATSGGGGNGGGGSHSQTLQHQNQQNLQVAAAAAAAAAAAQQSSSHYDYEYQHLPHRPPDNTAANLTAQRTHGRQGFLLEGVTPTAPPDVPPRNPTMSRMNNARLIAGAVANNPNDLGVDFEPSCLVRTPSGNVYIPSGNININKGSPIDYKSGSACSTPTKDTLKGGYERSTQGCPVLPPRSMNGMPTHHYSAPMNFRKDLPAWCSANWLSIVAFSAVALFCIVLILLTSTGKLSWSPTAPCTVLVGNEAAEVTAAKSTNTDLSKLHNASVRAKNGQGIGIIQGQGGGPGGGGGTSTATVTTATSNSGTAQGLQSTSASAEATSSAAAATATSSSQSSLAPSTSLSSSLANANNGGARTFPARSFPPDGTTFGQITLGQKLTKEIQPYSYWNMQFYQSEPAYVKFDYTIPRGASIGVYGRRNALPTHTQYHFKEVLSGFSVSTRTARAAHLSITREVTRYMEPGHWFVSLYNDDGDVQELTFYAAIAEDMTQNCPNGCSGNGQCLLGHCQCNPGFGGDDCSESVCPVLCSQHGDYTNGECICNPGWKGKECSLRHDECEVADCNGHGHCVSGKCQCMRGYKGKFCEEVDCPHPNCSGHGFCADGTCICKKGWKGVDCATMDQDALQCLPDCSGHGTFDLDTQTCTCESKWSGDDCSKELCDLDCGQHGRCEGDACACDPEWGGDYCNTRLCDSRCNEHGQCKNGTCLCVTGWNGKHCTIEGCPNSCAAHGQCRVSGEGQWECRCYEGWDGPDCGIALELNCGDSKDNDKDGLVDCEDPECCASHVCKNSQLCVSAPKPIDVLLRKQPPAITASFFERMKFLIDESSLQNYAKLEAFNESIFWNYFNASRSAVIRGRVVTSLGMGLVGVRVSTTTVLEGFTLTRDDGWFDLMVNGGGAVTLQFGRAPFRPQSRIVQVPWNEVVIIDMMVMSMSDEKALATTTTHTCFSHDYDQMKPVVLASWKHGFQGACPDRSAILAESQVIQESLQIPGTGLNLVYHSSRAAGYLSTIKLQLTPDTIPATLHLIHLRITIEGILFERVFEADPGIKFTYAWNRLNIYRQRVYGVTTAVVKVGYQYTDCKDIVWDIQTTKLSGHDMSISEVGGWNLDIHHRYNFHEGILQKGDGSNIYLRNKPRIILTTMGDGHQRPLECQDCDGYALKQRLLAPVALAAAPDGSLFVGDFNYIRRIMTDGTIRTVVKLNATRVSYRYHMALSPLDGTLYISDPESHQIIRVRNMSDYDRPEQNWEPVVGSGERCLPGDEAHCGDGALAKDAKLAYPKGIAISSDNILYFADGTNIRMVDRDGIVSTLIGNHMHKSHWKPIPCEGTLKLEEMHLRWPTELAVSPMDNTLHIIDDHMILRMTPDGRVRVISGRVQHCATASTVYDAELATHATLVMPQSIAFGPLGELFVAESDSQRINRVRVIGTDGRIASFAGAESKCNCLERGCDCFEADHYLATSAKFNTIAALAVTPDGHVHIADQANYRIRSVMSSIPEASPSREYEIYAPDMQEIYIFNRFGQHVSTRNILTGETTYVFTYNVNTSNGKLSTVTDAAGNKVFLLRDYTSQVNSIENTKGQKCRLRMTRMKMLHELSTPDNYNVTYEYHGPTGLLKTKLDSTGRSYVYNYDEFGRLTSAVTPTGRVIELTFDLSVKGAQVKVSENAQKEISMLIQGSTVVVKNGAAESRTTVGMDGSTTSITPWGHNLQMEVMPYTILAEQSPLLGESYPVPAKQRTEIAGDLANRFEWRYFVRRQQPLQPGKQNKGAPRPVTEVGRKLRVNGDNVLTLEYDRETQSVVVMVDDKQELLNVTYDRTSRPVSFRPQSGDYADVDLEYDRFGRLVSWKWGVLQEAYTFDRNGRLNEIKYGDGSSMVYTFKDMFGSLPLKVTTPRRSDYLLQYDDAGALQSLTTPRGHIHSFSLQTSLGFFKYQYYSPINRHPFEILYNDEGQILAKIHPHQSGKVAFVHDAAGRLETILAGLFSTHYTYQESTSLVKSVEVQEPGFELRREFKYHAGILKDEKLRFGSKNSLSSAHYKYAYDGNARLSGIEMAIDDKELPTTRYKYSQNLGQLEVVQDLKITRNAFNRTVIQDSAKQFFTIVDYDQHGRVKSVLMNIKSFDVFRLELDYDLRNRIKSQKTTFGRSTAFDKINYNADGHVIEVLGTNNWKYLYDENGNTVGIVDQGEKINLGYDIGDRVIKVGDIEFNNYDARGFVVRRGEQKYRYNNRGQLIHAFERDRFQSWYYYDDRSRLVAWHDSKGNVTQYFYANPKTPNLVSHVHFPEQGKTMKFYYDDRDMLIALEHAEQRYYVATDQNGSPLAFFDMNGGIVKEVKRTPFGRTIKDTKPDFFVPIDFHGGLIDPHTKLIYTERRQYDPTVGQWMTPLWETLATEMSNPTDVFIYRYHNNDPINRNKPQDYMIDLDAWLRLFGYELNNMQSNRYTKLSQYTPQASIKSNTLAPDFGVISGLECIVEKTNEKFSDFDFAPKPLLKMEPKMRNLLPRVSYRRAVFGEGVLLSRIGGRALVSVVDGSNSVVQDVVSSVFNNSYFLDLHFSIHDQDVFYFVKDNVLKLRDDNEELRRLGGMFNISTHEISDHGGSAAKELRLHGPEAVVIIKYGVDPEQERHRILKHAHKRAVERAWELEKQLVAAGFQGRGDWTEEEKEELIQHGDVDGWIGIDIHSIHKYPQLADDPGNVAFQRDAKRKRRKSGNSHRMSSNRRQQQKYGEVSA, encoded by the exons ATATCAACAAGGGCTCACCCATTGACTATAAGAGCGGATCGGCCTGTTCCACACCCACAAAAGACACACTCAAAGGGGGCTACGAGCGCAGCACGCAAGGCTGCCCGGTGCTGCCGCCCAGGAGCATGAACGGAATGCCCACACATCATTATTCGGCGCCGATGAACTTTCGCAAGGATCTGCCCGCCTGGTGCTCAGCCAACTGGCTGAGCATTGTCGCCTTCTCAGCCGTTGCACTGTTCTGCATTGTCCTCATTCTGTTGACCAGCACCGGCAAACTGTCATGGTCACCCACGGCTCCCTGCACCGTGCTCGTTGGCAACGAGGCGGCCGAGGTTACGGCCGCGAAGAGCACAAACACTGATCTATCCAAGCTGCATAATGCATCGGTTCGCGCGAAAAATGGTCAAGGAATTGGAATTATACAAGGACAGGGTGGTGGACCTGGCGGCGGCGGAGGGACATCGACGGCAACCGTGACGACGGCCACATCGAACAGTGGGACAGCGCAGGGATTACAGTCGACATCCGCTTCGGCTGAGGCAACCTCATCTGCAGCGGCTGCCACTGCAACATCCTCGTCGCAATCGTCGCTGGCGCCATCGACTTCATTGTCCTCATCCTTGGCGAATGCCAATAATGGAG GTGCTCGCACATTCCCAGCGCGTAGTTTTCCACCAGATGGCACCACTTTTGGTCAGATAACATTGGGCCAGAAGTTGACAAAGGAGATACAACCGTACAGTTATTGGAACATGCAATTCTATCAATCGGAGCCGGCGTATGTCAAGTTCGACTATACCATACCGCGAGGTGCATCCATTGGTGTCTATGGACGTCGCAATGCtttacccacacacactcaataTCACTTCAAGGAGGTGCTGAGTGGTTTTAGTGTGAGCACACGCACCGCTCGAGCGGCACAC CTTTCGATAACTCGCGAAGTCACACGCTACATGGAGCCAGGTCATTGGTTCGTTTCGCTCTACAACGATGATGGGGATGTGCAGGAATTGACCTTCTATGCAGCCATTGCCGAGGATATGACACAAAACTGTCCAAACGGTTGCTCCGGCAATGGACAGTGTCTGCTTGGGCATTGTCAGTGTAATCCCGGTTTTGGTGGCGACGATTGCAGCGAAAGTGTTTGTCCAGTGTTGTGCTCGCAGCATGGCGACTACACCAATGGCGAATGCATTTGCAATCCCGGCTGGAAGGGCAAGGAATGCTCCCTGCGCCACGACGAATGCGAGGTTGCTGATTGCAATGGTCATGGTCACTGCGTTAGCGGCAAGTGCCAATGCATGCGCGGCTACAAGGGCAAATTCTGCGAAGAAG TGGACTGTCCACATCCGAATTGCTCGGGACACGGTTTCTGCGCTGACGGTACTTGCATCTGCAAGAAGGGCTGGAAGGGCGTGGATTGCGCCACCATGGATCAGGATGCTCTGCAATGCTTACCCGACTGCTCGGGCCATGGCACTTTCGATCTGGACACACAGACCTGCACCTGCGAGAGCAAGTGGAGTGGCGACGATTGCTCAAAGGAGCTGTGCGATCTGGACTGCGGTCAGCATGGACGTTGCGAGGGCGATGCTTGCGCCTGTGATCCCGAATGGGGCGGAGATTATTGCAATACACGACTCTGTGACAGTCGTTGCAATGAGCATGGTCAGTGCAAGAATGGAACGTGTCTTTGTGTCACCGGCTGGAATGGCAAGCATTGCACCATCGAGGGTTGTCCTAACAGTTGTGCGGCACATGGTCAATGTCGAGTCAGTGGCGAGGGACAATGGGAATGCCGTTGCTACGAGGGCTGGGATGGACCCGATTGTGGCATCGCTCTGGAGTTGAACTGCGGCGACAGCAAGGACAATGACAAAG ATGGCCTAGTTGACTGTGAAGATCCCGAGTGTTGTGCCAGCCACGTCTGTAAGAACTCCCAGCTGTGTGTTTCCGCACCCAAGCCCATTGATGTGCTTTTGAGAAAGCAGCCACCAGCAATTACCGCCTCGTTCTTTGAGCGCATGAAATTCCTGATCGACGAGAGCAGTCTGCAAAACTACGCCAAACTGGAAGCTTTTAATGAGAG CattttttggaattatttCAATGCAAG CCGATCTGCAGTTATTCGCGGACGCGTTGTCACCTCCCTGGGCATGGGACTGGTTGGCGTGCGTGTCTCCACCACAACTGTACTGGAAGGATTTACACTTACCCGCGACGATGGCTGGTTCGATCTGATGGTGAACGGTGGCGGTGCTGTGACGCTGCAATTTGGACGTGCCCCCTTCCGGCCACAGTCACGCATTGTTCAAGTGCCATGGAACGAGGTTGTCATCATCGATATGATGGTCATGAGCATGTCCGATGAAAAGGCTTTGGCTaccacaaccacacacacttGCTTCTCCCACGACTACGATCAAATGAAGCCGGTGGTGTTGGCCTCCTGGAAACATGGCTTCCAAGGCGCCTGCCCCGATCGCAGTGCCATTCTCGCCGAGTCGCAGGTCATTCAGGAATCCCTGCAAATTCCCGGCACCGGTTTGAATCTCGTCTACCACTCGTCACGCGCTGCTGGCTATTTGTCAACGATCAAACTGCAATTGACACCGGACACCATTCCTGCTACACTGCATCTAATCCATCTGCGTATCACCATTGAAGGCATATTGTTTGAGCGTGTGTTTGAGGCAGACCCGGGCATCAAGTTCACCTACGCCTGGAATCGCTTGAACATCTACAGACAGCGTGTCTATGGCGTAACCACTGCGGTCGTCAAGGTCGGTTATCAGTACACCGACTGCAAGGACATTGTCTGGGATATACAGACAACCAAATTGAGCGGCCACGACATGTCTATCTCTGAGGTGGGTGGCTGGAACTTGGACATCCATCATCGTTACAATTTCCACGAGGGCATTCTGCAAAAGGGCGACGGTTCGAACATTTATCTGCGCAACAAACCCCGCATCATCCTCACCACCATGGGTGATGGTCATCAGCGTCCGCTGGAGTGCCAGGACTGCGATGGTTATGCTCTGAAGCAGCGTCTGCTTGCGCCCGTTGCTCTGGCCGCCGCTCCCGATGGCAGTCTGTTTGTAGGCGACTTCAATTACATTCGCCGCATCATGACCGACGGCACCATTCGCACTGTAGTCAAGCTGAACGCCACCCGAGTGTCGTATCGTTATCACATGGCTCTGAGTCCTTTGGATGGCACACTGTACATCTCTGACCCCGAATCTCATCAGATTATCCGCGTGCGCAACATGAGCGATTATGACCGTCCGGAACAGAACTGGGAACCCGTTGTGGGCTCCGGTGAGCGTTGTCTGCCCGGAGATGAGGCGCATTGCGGTGATGGCGCCTTGGCCAAGGATGCCAAGCTCGCCTATCCCAAGGGCATTGCCATCTCCAGCGATAATATCTTGTACTTCGCTGATGGCACCAACATTCGCATGGTCGATCGCGATGGCATCGTGAGCACCTTGATTGGCAATCACATGCACAAGTCCCACTGGAAACCCATTCCCTGCGAGGGCACACTCAAGCTGGAGGAGATGCACTTGCGTTGGCCCACCGAACTGGCTGTTTCGCCCATGGATAACACTCTGCACATTATTGACGATCACATGATCTTACGCATGACCCCTGATGGCCGAGTTCGCGTGATTTCCGGCCGTGTACAACATTGTGCCACAGCCTCCACTGTCTACGATGCAGAGTTGGCCACACACGCTACCCTCGTGATGCCGCAGTCCATTGCCTTTGGTCCACTGGGTGAACTGTTTGTTGCCGAAAGCGATTCACAGCGCATTAATCGCGTGCGCGTCATTGGCACCGATGGACGCATTGCTTCGTTTGCAGGCGCCGAATCCAAGTGCAATTGCCTGGAGCGTGGCTGCGATTGCTTCGAAGCTGATCACTATTTGGCCACGAGTGCCAAGTTCAACACAATTGCCGCTTTGGCTGTAACACCCGACGGTCATGTGCACATTGCTGATCAGGCCAATTATCGCATTCGCTCGGTCATGTCCAGCATTCCGGAGGCGAGTCCGTCGCGTGAATACGAGATCTACGCACCCGACATGCAGGAGATTTACATCTTCAATCGCTTTGGCCAACACGTGTCCACCAGGAACATCTTAACAGGCGAGACAACCTATGTGTTTACCTACAACGTCAACACCTCTAATGGCAAACTGAGCACGGTGACGGATGCGGCGGGCAACAAAGTGTTCCTACTACGCGACTACACCTCGCAGGTGAACTCGATTGAGAACACCAAGGGCCAGAAGTGCCGACTGCGAATGACGCGCATGAAGATGCTGCACGAGCTGAGCACTCCCGATAACTACAATGTCACCTACGAGTATCATGGACCCACCGGACTGCTAAAGACTAAACTGGACTCCACCGGACGTTCTTATGTCTACAACTACGATGAGTTTGGTCGCTTGACCTCGGCTGTGACTCCCACCGGACGTGTCATTGAGCTCACCTTCGATCTGAGCGTGAAAGGTGCCCAGGTTAAGGTCTCCGAGAATGCACAGAAGGAGATCTCAATGCTCATTCAGGGCTCTACAGTTGTGGTGAAGAATGGCGCCGCCGAGTCGCGCACCACGGTGGGCATGGATGGCTCCACCACCAGCATTACACCTTGGGGACACAATCTGCAAATGGAAGTGATGCCGTACACCATCCTGGCCGAGCAGAGCCCTCTGCTAGGCGAGAGTTATCCAGTGCCCGCCAAGCAGCGCACCGAGATTGCCGGCGATCTGGCTAATCGTTTCGAGTGGCGTTACTTTGTGCGTCGccagcagccgctgcagccAGGCAAACAGAACAAGGGAGCTCCGCGCCCCGTCACCGAGGTCGGACGCAAATTACGCGTCAATGGCGACAATGTGCTGACCCTGGAGTACGATCGTGAGACGCAATCGGTTGTGGTGATGGTCGACGACAAGCAGGAACTTCTCAATGTTACCTATGATCGCACCTCACGTCCTGTTAGCTTCCGTCCGCAGTCGGGCGATTATGCCGACGTGGATCTCGAGTACGATCGCTTTGGACGCTTGGTCAGCTGGAAGTGGGGTGTGCTGCAGGAGGCCTACACCTTCGATCGCAACGGTCGCCTCAATGAGATCAAATATGGCGACGGTTCGTCGATGGTCTACACCTTTAAGGACATGTTTGGCTCGCTGCCGCTTAAGGTGACCACGCCACGCAGATCAGATTATTTGCTGCAATACGACGATGCGGGTGCATTGCAGAGTTTGACAACGCCACGCGGACACATTCATTCGTTCTCGCTGCAAACATCGCTTGGCTTCTTCAAGTACCAATACTACTCGCCCATTAATCGCCATCCCTTCGAGATACTGTACAACGATGAGGGACAAATACTCGCCAAGATCCATCCACATCAATCGGGCAAGGTTGCCTTTGTGCATGATGCTGCCGGCCGTCTTGAGACCATTCTGGCTGGACTCTTCAGCACCCACTATACGTATCAGGAGAGCACCAGCTTGGTCAAGTCCGTGGAGGTGCAGGAGCCAGGCTTTGAACTGCGTCGCGAGTTCAAGTACCACGCCGGCATACTCAAGGATGAGAAGCTCCGCTTTGGCTCCAAGAATTCACTGTCTTCTGCTCACTACAAATATGCCTACGATGGCAACGCACGCTTGAGTGGCATTGAGATGGCCATCGATGACAAGGAGCTGCCCACCACACGCTACAAGTACAGCCAGAATCTGGGACAACTTGAGGTGGTGCAGGATCTGAAGATCACACGCAATGCCTTCAATCGCACTGTCATCCAAGACTCAGCCAAACAGTTCTTTACCATTGTGGATTACGATCAACATGGTCGTGTGAAGAGCGTGTTGATGAACATCAAGAGCTTCGATGTGTTCCGCCTGGAACTCGACTACGATCTGCGCAATCGCATCAAGTCACAGAAGACAACTTTCGGAAGATCGACAGCCTTCGATAAGATCAACTACAATGCCGATGGTCATGTGATTGAGGTATTGGGCACCAACAACTGGAAGTATTTGTATGATGAGAATGGCAACACTGTGGGCATTGTCGATCAGGGCGAGAAAATCAACCTAGGCTATGATATTGGCGATCGTGTCATCAAAGTGGGCGACATTGAGTTCAACAACTACGATGCTCGTGGTTTTGTGGTGCGTCGTGGCGAACAGAAGTATCGCTACAACAATCGTGGTCAATTGATTCATGCCTTTGAACGCGATCGTTTCCAGAGCTGGTACTACTACGATGATCGCAGCCGCCTGGTCGCTTGGCATGATAGCAAGGGCAACGTTACCCAGTACTTCTATGCCAACCCCAAGACACCCAATCTGGTCAGTCACGTGCATTTCCCCGAACAGGGCAAGACCATGAAGTTCTACTATGATGATCGTGATATGTTGATTGCCTTGGAGCATGCTGAGCAGCGTTACTATGTGGCCACCGATCAGAATGGTTCGCCTCTCGCTTTCTTCGATATGAATGGCGGCATTGTCAAGGAGGTTAAGCGCACGCCTTTCGGTCGCACCATTAAGGACACCAAACCGGACTTCTTTGTACCCATCGATTTCCATGGCGGTCTCATTGATCCGCACACCAAACTGATCTACACAGAGCGACGACAATACGATCCCACGGTTGGTCAATGGATGACACCGCTCTGGGAGACCCTGGCCACCGAAATGTCCAATCCCACCGATGTGTTTATCTACCGCTATCACAACAACGATCCCATCAATCGCAACAAGCCACAGGATTACATGATCGATCTAGATGCTTGGCTGCGACTCTTTGGCTACGAGCTGAACAACATGCAGAGCAATCGCTACACCAAGTTGTCACAGTACACACCTCAGGCCAGCATTAAGTCCAATACGCTGGCACCCGACTTCGGTGTGATCTCCGGTCTCGAGTGCATTGTGGAGAAGACAAACGAGAAGTTTAGTGACTTCGACTTCGCGCCCAAGCCACTGCTGAAAATGGAGCCTAAGATGCGCAATCTGTTGCCACGTGTCAGCTATCGTCGTGCTGTGTTTGGCGAAGGTGTGTTGCTCTCCAGGATCGGCGGACGTGCGCTGGTCAGCGTTGTGGATGGCTCGAATAGCGTGGTGCAAGATGTGGTTAGCTCGGTGTTTAACAACTCCTACTTCTTGGATCTACACTTTAGCATACACGATCAGGATGTCTTCTACTTTGTCAAGGACAATGTGCTGAAGCTGCGTGACGATAACGAAGAACTGCGTCGCCTGGGTGGCATGTTTAACATATCAACACACGAGATTAGCGATCATGGTGGCAGTGCTGCTAAGGAACTGCGTCTCCATGGCCCCGAGGCTGTGGTCATCATCAAGTATGGCGTGGACCCCGAGCAGGAGCGTCATCGCATCCTGAAGCATGCACATAAGCGTGCTGTAGAGCGTGCATGGGAGCTGGAGAAACAGCTGGTAGCAGCTGGTTTCCAGGGTCGTGGCGATTGGACCGAGGAGGAGAAGGAAGAGCTGATACAGCATGGAGATGTGGATGGCTGGATTGGCATCGATATACACAGCATACACAAGTATCCGCAGCTGGCCGATGATCCTGGCAATGTCGCCTTTCAGCGCGATGCCAAACGCAAGCGTCGCAAGTCTGGCAACAGCCACCGAATGAGCTCGAATCGCCGACAACAGCAGAAATATGGTGAAGTGAGTGCGTGA